A window of Rufibacter sp. LB8 contains these coding sequences:
- the pnp gene encoding polyribonucleotide nucleotidyltransferase, whose amino-acid sequence MSYNAITKTISMANGRDITIETGKLAKQADGSVVVRCGNAMLLATVVSNEGAREGVDFLPLSVDYQEKFASNGKIPGGFLKREARLSDYEVLISRLVDRILRPMFPDDYHSETQVIINLISADAEILPDALAALAASAALSVSDIPFNGPISEVRVARIDGQFQINPLLSDLKRADIDLMVGGTADSVAMVEGEMSEVSEEEMLEAIKIAHDAIKEQVAVQVELGLAVGKTTKRTYSHENNDPALKDLIYQAVYEKAYAVAASGNGVKAERKAGFKGIKEEFVASLPADHGYDTTLIGKYFHDAEKEAVRDVVLKERRRLDGRALDQIRPIWSEINYLPSAHGSAVFTRGETQSLTTVTLGTKLDEQMIDGAMFSGYNKFMLHYNFPPFSTGEAKPMRGTGRREVGHGNLAMRSIKKVLPPEDENPYTIRIVSDILESNGSSSMATVCAATLALMDAGIQIKAPVSGIAMGLIMDETTGNFAVLSDILGDEDHLGDMDFKVTGTAKGITACQMDIKVKGLSFEILSQALAQAKNGRLHILGEMNKTIQQPNADFKPHTPRSTNIIIEKEFIGAIIGPGGKVIQQIQRDSGAVIQIEEKNDKGYVNVFATNQEAMQMAVGKIKAIVAVPEVGEVYTGKVKSIQPYGAFVEFMAGKDGLLHISEVKWERLESMEGVLELGEEIQVKLVDVDPKTGKFKLSRKALLPRPERTEAAPKQD is encoded by the coding sequence ATGTCATATAACGCAATAACCAAAACCATTTCAATGGCCAATGGCCGTGATATCACCATTGAGACCGGCAAGCTTGCCAAGCAGGCAGACGGTTCTGTAGTGGTGAGATGCGGCAACGCCATGCTGTTGGCCACTGTAGTTTCTAACGAAGGTGCCCGCGAAGGAGTTGATTTCCTTCCCCTGTCTGTAGACTATCAAGAGAAATTCGCCTCTAACGGTAAAATACCGGGCGGTTTCTTGAAAAGAGAGGCACGCCTTTCTGACTATGAAGTATTGATTAGCCGTCTGGTAGATCGTATTCTTCGCCCTATGTTCCCAGATGATTACCATTCTGAGACGCAGGTGATCATCAACTTGATTTCGGCTGATGCTGAGATTCTGCCAGATGCATTGGCGGCTTTGGCGGCCTCTGCTGCCTTGTCAGTATCTGATATTCCGTTCAACGGACCCATCTCTGAAGTACGGGTGGCCCGCATTGATGGCCAGTTCCAGATCAACCCCTTGCTTTCTGACTTAAAGCGCGCCGACATTGACCTGATGGTTGGCGGTACCGCTGACAGTGTAGCCATGGTGGAAGGTGAAATGAGCGAAGTGTCTGAAGAAGAGATGCTGGAAGCCATCAAAATTGCCCATGACGCTATTAAAGAGCAAGTGGCCGTTCAAGTGGAGTTAGGTTTGGCGGTTGGTAAAACTACCAAGCGTACCTACAGCCATGAGAACAATGACCCAGCCTTGAAAGACCTTATTTACCAAGCCGTTTACGAGAAAGCCTACGCAGTCGCCGCTTCTGGCAACGGTGTGAAAGCCGAGCGTAAAGCTGGTTTCAAAGGCATAAAAGAAGAATTTGTGGCATCACTTCCGGCTGACCATGGCTATGATACTACCTTAATTGGCAAGTATTTCCATGATGCTGAAAAAGAAGCCGTACGTGACGTAGTGTTGAAAGAGCGTCGCCGTTTAGATGGCCGTGCCCTGGATCAAATCAGACCTATCTGGTCAGAGATCAACTACCTGCCAAGCGCGCACGGTTCTGCGGTGTTTACCCGTGGCGAGACGCAGTCGTTGACTACCGTAACCTTGGGTACTAAGTTAGACGAGCAGATGATTGATGGCGCCATGTTCTCTGGCTACAACAAATTCATGCTGCACTACAACTTCCCGCCATTCTCCACCGGTGAGGCCAAGCCTATGCGCGGAACCGGCCGTAGAGAAGTTGGGCACGGAAACCTGGCCATGCGTTCTATCAAGAAAGTATTGCCCCCGGAAGACGAAAACCCATACACTATCAGAATTGTCTCTGATATTCTGGAATCTAACGGTTCTTCTTCCATGGCTACGGTTTGCGCCGCTACCTTGGCCTTGATGGATGCCGGTATTCAAATCAAAGCGCCGGTTTCTGGTATTGCCATGGGTCTGATCATGGATGAGACCACCGGTAACTTCGCCGTTCTTTCTGACATCTTGGGTGATGAAGACCACTTAGGTGACATGGACTTTAAAGTAACGGGTACTGCCAAAGGTATCACCGCTTGCCAGATGGACATCAAGGTGAAAGGTCTTTCCTTTGAAATTTTGAGCCAGGCCTTGGCACAAGCCAAAAACGGCCGTCTGCACATCTTGGGTGAGATGAATAAAACCATCCAACAGCCTAACGCAGATTTCAAACCGCACACGCCGCGTTCTACCAATATCATCATTGAGAAAGAATTCATTGGTGCTATCATTGGGCCTGGCGGTAAAGTGATCCAGCAGATTCAGCGTGACTCTGGTGCCGTGATTCAGATTGAAGAGAAAAACGACAAAGGTTACGTGAACGTGTTTGCCACCAACCAGGAAGCCATGCAAATGGCGGTGGGTAAGATCAAAGCCATTGTGGCCGTGCCAGAAGTGGGCGAGGTGTACACAGGCAAAGTGAAATCCATACAGCCGTACGGCGCGTTTGTGGAGTTCATGGCGGGCAAAGACGGCTTGCTGCACATCTCTGAAGTGAAGTGGGAGCGTTTGGAGAGCATGGAAGGCGTGTTGGAGTTAGGCGAAGAGATCCAGGTGAAACTGGTGGACGTAGATCCTAAGACCGGCAAGTTCAAGCTGTCACGCAAGGCCTTGTTGCCGCGCCCAGAGCGCACAGAGGCTGCCCCAAAACAAGACTAA
- a CDS encoding glycoside hydrolase family 10 protein yields MSSNPLKFGVWLVLLLAMAGCKSTAPVATTAPPVQPIKAPSEFRAAWVATVANINWPSKPGLSTQEQQREAIELLDFLKQHNFNAVIFQVRPQTDALYQSSLEPWSYYLTGTQGKAPDPFYDPLQFWIEAAHDRGLELHAWLNPYRAHHVSGGPVSDQSIVKKKPELALYLKEGYWWLDPAHQGTQDHSYAVVMDLVKRYDLDGIHFDDYFYPYSSYNKEEDFPDHVTWAAYQKSGGKMARNDWRRQSVNQFIERLYTGIKQEKKHVKFGLSPFGIWRPGHPESIQGLDQYDKLYADAKLWLNKGWIDYFSPQLYWKINQIQQSYPVLLGWWQGENTLQRHLWPGISVGRDSTARNVQEITSQIMIARGMLPQSQGVVHWSISSLTKNPPMAKALLAGPYKTDALVPASPWLDKTPPASPTISSQVQGDSVQVSWSTQEPTDAFKWVVYSQYGNRWTYQVLTRKDTSLVLRRSFKAPDGTQIPLSKVAVSAIDRVGNESKWQEVAL; encoded by the coding sequence ATGTCTTCAAATCCTCTGAAATTTGGTGTCTGGCTGGTGCTGCTCTTGGCGATGGCCGGCTGTAAATCCACCGCACCCGTCGCCACCACCGCTCCCCCCGTTCAGCCTATAAAAGCGCCTTCTGAGTTCAGGGCTGCCTGGGTGGCCACCGTGGCCAACATTAACTGGCCCAGCAAACCCGGCCTCAGCACTCAGGAACAACAGCGGGAAGCCATAGAATTACTGGATTTCCTGAAGCAGCATAATTTCAACGCGGTCATCTTTCAGGTGAGGCCCCAAACCGATGCCCTTTACCAAAGCAGTTTGGAGCCCTGGTCTTATTACCTCACCGGCACCCAGGGCAAAGCCCCAGACCCGTTTTATGACCCATTGCAGTTCTGGATTGAGGCCGCCCATGACCGGGGCCTGGAACTGCACGCCTGGCTCAACCCCTACCGGGCCCACCATGTGAGTGGCGGCCCGGTTTCTGACCAGTCTATTGTGAAGAAAAAGCCGGAGCTGGCCCTTTACCTGAAAGAAGGCTATTGGTGGCTGGACCCCGCCCACCAGGGCACGCAGGACCATTCCTACGCCGTGGTCATGGACCTGGTGAAACGCTATGACCTGGACGGTATCCATTTCGATGATTATTTCTATCCCTACTCTTCTTATAACAAGGAAGAGGATTTCCCGGATCATGTGACCTGGGCGGCTTACCAGAAGTCGGGCGGAAAGATGGCGCGCAACGACTGGCGCCGGCAGAGCGTGAACCAGTTCATAGAGCGGCTGTACACGGGCATTAAGCAAGAGAAAAAGCATGTGAAGTTTGGGTTGAGCCCCTTCGGGATTTGGCGCCCCGGCCACCCCGAGAGCATTCAAGGCCTGGACCAGTATGACAAGCTCTACGCCGATGCCAAACTGTGGCTCAACAAAGGCTGGATAGATTATTTCTCGCCGCAGCTGTACTGGAAAATCAACCAGATTCAACAGAGTTACCCCGTATTGTTAGGCTGGTGGCAAGGTGAAAACACTTTGCAGCGCCACCTTTGGCCCGGCATTAGCGTGGGCCGCGACAGCACCGCGCGTAACGTACAGGAAATCACCAGCCAGATCATGATTGCCCGCGGCATGCTGCCCCAGAGCCAGGGCGTGGTGCACTGGAGCATTTCGTCGCTCACTAAGAACCCGCCAATGGCCAAAGCCCTGCTGGCCGGTCCTTATAAAACCGATGCGCTGGTTCCGGCCTCGCCGTGGCTAGATAAAACCCCGCCGGCCTCCCCTACCATCAGCAGCCAGGTACAAGGTGACTCCGTGCAGGTGTCCTGGTCAACCCAAGAACCAACCGACGCCTTCAAGTGGGTAGTGTACTCGCAATACGGCAACCGCTGGACCTATCAGGTACTTACACGCAAAGACACTTCCCTCGTGCTGCGTAGGTCCTTCAAAGCACCAGACGGTACGCAAATCCCACTGTCTAAAGTGGCCGTCTCCGCCATTGACCGCGTAGGCAATGAAAGCAAATGGCAGGAAGTGGCATTGTAG
- the rpsO gene encoding 30S ribosomal protein S15, producing MKLTTEAKKEIFQNSGFAKTATDTGSAESQIALFTARINHLTDHLKSNKKDFSTRLGLLKLVGKRRRLLNYLTKTDIGRYRAIIAELGIRK from the coding sequence ATGAAATTAACTACCGAAGCGAAAAAAGAAATCTTCCAAAACAGCGGATTTGCCAAGACAGCCACCGACACCGGTTCTGCTGAATCACAAATAGCCCTGTTCACTGCCCGGATCAATCACTTGACGGATCACCTGAAATCAAACAAGAAAGACTTTTCAACCCGTTTGGGTCTTTTGAAGTTGGTGGGTAAGAGAAGAAGATTGCTCAACTACCTCACTAAAACTGATATTGGCCGCTACCGCGCCATCATTGCTGAATTAGGCATCCGTAAATAA
- the trxB gene encoding thioredoxin-disulfide reductase has product MENQKEHVKCLIIGSGPAGYTAAIYASRAGLKPVMYQGLQPGGQLTITNDVENYPGYPQGINGPQMMEDFKAQAARFGADIRYGIATAVDFSGKPHQVTIDDQKVMTADTVIIATGASAKWLGLESEARLNGSGVSACAVCDGFFYRGQEVAIVGAGDTACEEAHYLSNLASKVYMIVRRDEMRASIIMQNRVKNTPNIEILWNSLTEEILGEHAVEGARIKNTVTGETQDIKVTGFFVAIGHEPNSKIFQPYLEHDASGYLKTIPGTSKTNVDGVFACGDVQDNVYRQAVTAAGTGCMAALDAERYLASVADH; this is encoded by the coding sequence ATGGAAAACCAGAAAGAGCATGTGAAGTGCTTAATCATAGGTTCCGGCCCAGCCGGTTATACAGCAGCTATTTATGCGTCGCGCGCGGGCCTGAAACCGGTCATGTACCAAGGCTTGCAACCCGGCGGACAGCTCACTATTACCAATGACGTGGAGAACTATCCGGGTTATCCGCAGGGCATCAACGGTCCGCAGATGATGGAAGATTTCAAGGCGCAGGCCGCACGGTTTGGGGCAGACATACGGTATGGCATTGCCACCGCCGTGGACTTCTCCGGCAAACCGCACCAGGTGACCATAGATGACCAGAAAGTCATGACCGCTGATACGGTGATTATCGCTACTGGGGCTTCGGCCAAATGGCTGGGACTGGAGTCAGAAGCACGTTTGAACGGGAGCGGGGTTTCTGCCTGCGCCGTGTGTGACGGGTTCTTTTACCGCGGTCAGGAAGTAGCCATTGTGGGCGCTGGGGACACTGCCTGTGAAGAGGCGCATTACCTGTCAAACCTGGCTTCTAAAGTGTACATGATTGTGCGCCGCGATGAAATGCGTGCCTCCATCATTATGCAGAACCGCGTCAAAAACACGCCTAACATAGAGATTCTCTGGAACAGCCTCACCGAGGAAATCCTGGGAGAACATGCCGTAGAAGGCGCCCGCATCAAAAACACCGTGACCGGCGAAACCCAGGACATTAAAGTTACTGGTTTCTTCGTGGCCATTGGCCATGAACCTAATTCCAAGATTTTCCAGCCTTACCTGGAGCATGACGCCAGCGGCTACCTCAAAACCATACCGGGCACGTCTAAAACCAACGTTGACGGCGTGTTCGCCTGTGGCGATGTGCAGGACAATGTGTACCGCCAGGCCGTGACGGCGGCCGGCACCGGCTGCATGGCCGCCCTGGATGCCGAACGCTATCTGGCCTCTGTGGCCGACCATTAA
- a CDS encoding peptidoglycan DD-metalloendopeptidase family protein — translation MLFLCLGLLFGTTAQAQKKARKDLFKVRAPKIKYVKPDTTVLIKNEDFPTDGKANRGTFSPIKKLSIVSEDTSNLDLGEQSIVEMSEEVQMEDSVWVKIASYYAIWDTRNINPYRKDGRQIKDTIAIKLYDKEHSYKMPLVKTPVTSDFGFRGYRWHYGTDLDLDTGDSVKAAFDGVIRISKWDGGGYGNYLVVRHVNGLETLYGHLSKPVAKVGQMVKAGELIGWGGSTGRSSGPHLHYEVRYEGNPIDPEEIYDFPDYLLKGENFQITSALFNYYNRTSKKKSSYGAKSARRAVYHKVRSGEVLGTIARKYGVSVAQIAKLNRISTRTTLKIGRNLRVK, via the coding sequence TTGCTGTTTCTTTGTCTGGGGCTCCTGTTCGGGACCACCGCCCAGGCGCAGAAAAAGGCGAGGAAAGACTTGTTTAAAGTGCGGGCCCCCAAGATTAAATACGTGAAGCCTGACACCACGGTCCTTATCAAAAACGAGGATTTTCCCACCGACGGCAAAGCCAACCGCGGCACGTTCAGCCCCATCAAAAAACTTTCTATTGTCAGTGAAGACACTAGCAACCTGGACCTGGGCGAGCAGTCTATTGTGGAGATGTCTGAGGAAGTGCAGATGGAAGACAGCGTGTGGGTGAAGATTGCCAGCTACTATGCCATCTGGGACACGCGCAACATCAACCCTTACCGCAAAGACGGCCGCCAGATCAAAGACACCATTGCTATCAAGCTGTATGACAAAGAGCACAGCTACAAAATGCCTTTGGTGAAAACGCCGGTCACCTCAGACTTCGGGTTCAGGGGCTACCGATGGCATTACGGGACAGATCTGGACTTGGACACTGGTGACTCAGTGAAAGCCGCCTTTGACGGCGTGATCCGGATTTCTAAATGGGATGGCGGTGGTTACGGCAATTATCTGGTGGTACGCCACGTGAACGGTTTGGAGACCTTGTATGGCCACCTGAGCAAGCCCGTGGCCAAAGTAGGCCAGATGGTGAAAGCCGGTGAGTTGATTGGTTGGGGCGGCAGCACTGGTCGTAGCTCGGGGCCACACTTGCATTACGAAGTTCGGTACGAGGGCAACCCTATTGACCCAGAGGAGATTTATGATTTCCCAGATTATTTGTTGAAAGGGGAGAACTTCCAGATTACCTCGGCGCTGTTCAATTATTACAACCGCACCAGCAAGAAAAAATCGTCTTACGGGGCCAAATCTGCCCGGCGCGCAGTGTACCATAAAGTTAGAAGCGGTGAAGTCTTGGGGACTATTGCCCGGAAATACGGTGTGTCTGTGGCGCAGATTGCCAAGCTCAACCGCATTTCTACTAGAACCACGTTAAAAATTGGCCGCAACCTGCGCGTTAAATAA
- a CDS encoding DUF3592 domain-containing protein, which yields MKKRYLFKIAGIEFTTYRLIMTVFFSAVTIWGVKNYLYKEKAFEDSGETTGTVTYLQNSKGVRVSLYPYIRYEYQVYGQKFKGSQKSEEELNPKIGDCIKITYSITDPNVSKINFSAGIVKCE from the coding sequence TTGAAAAAAAGATATTTATTTAAAATTGCAGGAATAGAGTTTACAACTTACCGATTGATAATGACTGTTTTCTTTTCAGCAGTTACAATATGGGGAGTAAAAAATTACCTTTATAAAGAAAAAGCTTTCGAGGATTCAGGAGAAACGACCGGAACAGTGACCTACCTTCAAAACTCAAAAGGAGTTAGGGTTTCGCTTTATCCTTATATCCGTTACGAATATCAAGTATACGGACAAAAGTTTAAAGGGAGTCAAAAGTCAGAAGAAGAATTAAACCCAAAAATTGGGGACTGCATCAAAATAACTTACAGCATAACCGACCCCAACGTGTCAAAAATCAATTTTAGTGCTGGCATAGTGAAATGTGAATAA
- a CDS encoding START-like domain-containing protein, which translates to MSKIKFVREYPLNSSAKMLYPYLSTASGLSQWLCESAVQLGDRKFNLVWDNTDHIAEMTSHRTNKSVRFTFMNTNKGIPHDYSYIDFSIETSELTQEQYLRIIDYTDVGDVEQLTELWDNLVQNLRELIGG; encoded by the coding sequence ATGAGTAAAATAAAATTTGTACGAGAATACCCGCTCAATTCCTCTGCCAAGATGTTGTACCCGTACCTGAGCACCGCCTCGGGGCTTTCCCAGTGGCTCTGTGAGTCGGCGGTGCAGCTAGGCGACCGCAAGTTCAACCTGGTCTGGGACAACACAGACCACATCGCCGAAATGACCAGTCACCGCACCAACAAGTCGGTTAGGTTCACCTTCATGAACACCAACAAGGGCATTCCGCATGACTACAGCTATATTGACTTCTCCATTGAGACCAGTGAGCTCACCCAGGAACAATATCTGCGCATCATAGACTATACAGACGTGGGCGACGTTGAACAGCTGACCGAACTGTGGGACAACCTGGTGCAGAATTTACGGGAGTTGATTGGCGGATAG
- a CDS encoding GreA/GreB family elongation factor, with amino-acid sequence MSRAFVKEDDAGEAPIIAPRAALPPGVTNYVTPKGLELLRQELEELEAQRAKTEASPDEPANRTRQLTILKAQISALSERLNNAKVIDNSGQAPEEVRFGATVTLKTVKGGKPGLVRTFTIVGVDEASLPQGKIAFVAPIAKAVIGAKPGQQVTLRFGKEEELVEVTGLVYQ; translated from the coding sequence ATGAGCAGAGCATTTGTAAAAGAAGACGATGCCGGCGAGGCACCCATTATAGCGCCACGCGCCGCCTTGCCGCCCGGCGTAACCAATTACGTCACCCCCAAGGGTCTGGAACTGCTGCGCCAGGAATTGGAGGAATTGGAAGCCCAGCGTGCCAAAACGGAAGCCAGCCCAGATGAACCCGCCAACCGGACCCGCCAACTGACCATTCTTAAAGCGCAGATCAGCGCCCTGTCTGAACGGCTGAACAATGCCAAGGTAATTGACAACAGCGGCCAGGCCCCGGAAGAAGTAAGGTTTGGGGCCACGGTTACCCTGAAGACAGTGAAAGGAGGGAAGCCCGGGTTGGTGCGTACCTTCACCATTGTGGGCGTAGATGAGGCGTCTTTGCCCCAAGGGAAAATCGCGTTTGTGGCGCCAATTGCTAAGGCCGTAATTGGGGCCAAGCCAGGCCAGCAGGTAACGCTAAGGTTTGGAAAAGAAGAGGAGTTGGTGGAAGTAACGGGCTTAGTTTACCAATAG
- a CDS encoding RNA polymerase sigma factor RpoD/SigA, producing MRQLKISKQITNRESQSLDKYLQEIGKVDLLTPDEEVTLAQRIREGDQFALEKLTKANLRFVVSVAKQYQNQGLSLGDLINEGNLGLIKAAKRFDETRGFKFISYAVWWIRQSILQALAEQSRIVRLPLNRVGSLNKISKSFSELEQKFEREPSPEEIAEVLELTTAEVVDTLKISGRHVSVDAPFVQGEENRLLDVLENEDEESPDTGLMNDSLRKEVQRALSTLTKREADVITLYFGLNGEHSLTLEEIGEKFNLTRERVRQIKEKAIRRLRHTSRSKALKPYLG from the coding sequence ATGAGACAGCTGAAAATAAGCAAGCAGATTACCAACCGTGAAAGCCAATCCCTTGACAAATACCTGCAGGAGATTGGTAAGGTGGACTTGCTCACTCCAGATGAGGAGGTAACGCTTGCCCAGCGAATCAGAGAAGGCGACCAGTTCGCCCTCGAGAAATTAACCAAAGCCAACCTGCGCTTCGTGGTGTCGGTGGCCAAGCAATACCAGAACCAGGGCTTGTCTCTGGGCGATTTGATCAACGAAGGGAACTTAGGTTTGATCAAGGCCGCCAAACGTTTTGACGAAACCCGGGGTTTCAAATTCATCTCCTACGCCGTTTGGTGGATTCGTCAGTCTATTCTGCAGGCCTTGGCGGAGCAGTCCAGAATTGTGCGTTTGCCCTTGAACAGAGTAGGTTCCCTGAACAAAATCTCCAAGTCTTTCTCAGAACTGGAGCAGAAATTTGAGCGTGAACCGTCACCGGAAGAAATTGCTGAAGTGCTGGAATTGACCACCGCCGAGGTAGTGGACACCTTGAAGATCTCTGGCCGTCACGTGTCTGTTGATGCACCCTTTGTGCAAGGCGAGGAAAACCGTTTATTAGATGTGCTGGAAAACGAAGACGAAGAGTCTCCGGACACCGGCCTTATGAATGATTCGCTTCGCAAAGAAGTGCAGCGCGCCTTGTCTACCTTGACCAAAAGAGAGGCCGATGTAATCACACTTTACTTCGGGCTGAACGGCGAGCATTCGTTGACCCTGGAAGAGATTGGCGAGAAATTCAACCTGACCCGTGAGCGCGTGCGCCAGATCAAAGAGAAAGCCATCCGTCGCCTTCGTCACACATCACGCAGCAAAGCGTTGAAGCCTTACTTAGGTTAA
- a CDS encoding LptF/LptG family permease: MKKLDKLILKSFLGPFVLTFAVVEFILLLQVILKYLDDLIGKDLGASLIAELLFYFSLNLAPMAFPLAILLSSLMTFGNLGEHHELTAIKTSGISLVRALRPVFVFAVLLTVAAFFFHNTIVPKANLRAYSLMWDIRQKKPSLDLKEGSFYNGLPNRSIRVGKKYPDGQTLKDVMIYDHSNGQGNTVVMLADSGKMYTQFNDQYLVLEMFNGKTFVEDKGNQGSPTQGSGFVRQGFGYNKMVVNMSSFQMTRSNSQWFADNKMMKNINQLTQVTDSLNKQKGVETKLLGPNIKPFHTQFTAFQAPDTVKTGKAKPKALPVASLSDVQTALNAARNVKSYTSSYASRLASIQREANNYEIEIHKKFAQALACFIMFLIGAPLGAIIRKGGLGMPVIISIVFFIIYYVLSILGEKWGREGVAPVAVGMWAANGILLPVGIFFLFQARNDSSLLEIDFWRKITARLRKPRKAV; the protein is encoded by the coding sequence ATGAAAAAATTAGACAAGCTTATTCTCAAGTCCTTTTTGGGGCCCTTTGTGCTCACCTTTGCCGTGGTGGAGTTTATTCTGCTGCTGCAGGTGATCCTAAAATACCTGGATGACCTGATAGGCAAGGATTTGGGGGCTTCCTTAATCGCGGAGCTGCTTTTTTACTTCAGCCTAAACCTGGCGCCCATGGCGTTCCCGCTGGCTATTCTGCTGTCATCGTTGATGACCTTCGGGAATTTGGGCGAGCACCATGAACTCACGGCCATCAAGACGTCGGGCATTTCACTGGTGCGCGCCTTGCGGCCGGTGTTTGTCTTTGCGGTGCTGCTCACGGTGGCGGCTTTTTTCTTCCACAACACCATAGTACCCAAAGCCAACCTGCGCGCCTACAGCCTCATGTGGGACATACGGCAGAAAAAACCATCGCTTGATTTAAAGGAAGGCTCGTTTTACAATGGCTTGCCCAACCGCAGCATTAGGGTGGGCAAAAAGTACCCAGACGGCCAAACGCTCAAAGACGTCATGATCTATGACCACAGCAACGGGCAGGGCAACACCGTGGTCATGCTGGCCGACTCGGGCAAAATGTACACCCAGTTCAATGACCAATACCTGGTGTTGGAGATGTTCAACGGCAAAACCTTTGTGGAGGACAAGGGCAACCAAGGCAGCCCCACCCAGGGCAGCGGGTTTGTACGCCAGGGCTTCGGGTACAACAAAATGGTGGTGAACATGTCTTCGTTCCAGATGACCAGGAGCAACAGCCAATGGTTTGCTGACAATAAAATGATGAAGAACATCAATCAGCTTACCCAGGTCACTGACTCGCTGAACAAACAGAAAGGAGTGGAGACCAAATTGCTGGGGCCTAACATTAAACCGTTCCACACGCAGTTCACGGCGTTTCAAGCGCCAGACACCGTGAAAACCGGTAAAGCCAAGCCCAAGGCACTGCCGGTGGCCAGCCTCAGTGATGTGCAGACTGCCTTGAACGCTGCGCGCAACGTAAAGAGTTACACCAGTTCCTATGCCTCAAGGTTGGCCAGTATTCAGCGCGAAGCCAATAACTATGAGATAGAGATCCACAAGAAATTTGCGCAGGCACTGGCGTGTTTCATCATGTTTTTGATTGGCGCGCCGCTGGGGGCCATCATTCGAAAAGGCGGCTTGGGCATGCCCGTGATCATCTCCATTGTGTTCTTCATCATCTACTACGTGCTGAGTATTCTGGGCGAGAAGTGGGGCCGCGAGGGCGTGGCGCCGGTGGCGGTGGGCATGTGGGCGGCCAACGGCATCTTGCTGCCGGTGGGCATTTTCTTTTTGTTCCAGGCCCGCAATGACTCCAGTTTGTTGGAGATTGACTTCTGGCGGAAGATCACGGCCCGGCTACGCAAGCCCCGCAAGGCGGTGTAG